The following nucleotide sequence is from Gammaproteobacteria bacterium.
ATGCGTGCGCCCCCACATACATGCACAAAGTGCCACACGCGTGAGCCCTCGCCAACCTGGGCGCCTTCATCAACGATTGCGCTCGGATGCTTGAAGTACCCCATGTTCAGGCTCAAGCCGCAACAGCCTTGAGAAACGGGTGGTATTCACCCACCAGCCCGATTGGCTTGGCATTGCGAATGGTGGATACGGCCGTAATGGCGGTGCGGTTGGCTTCCAGTCCATAGCCATGGCCGGCAAGGATCTGCTCATAGGTGCGGGTGTGCAAATCGGTGAAACCGCCCGAAAACTCGATTTCCTTCCCATCCACCGTGATTGAGCGGTATGTGCGTTGGCCGGCGAGCTTCTGCGCTGCGGGCACGTCGGCGTAATCCACCGATAAAAACCAGCGCACGCGAGCACGCTCGTATTCCAGATACCCGGCGTTCCGGGTTTCGGACGCGTAGTGAACGATATTCTGCTGCAAGTCACCGAAAATAAAATACAGCATGTCAAAGAAGTGCACGCCGATATTGGTGGCAATACCCCCGGACTTCTTTATATCGCCCTTCCATGATTGCAGGTACCAATGGCCGCGCGACGTGATGTAGGTCAGATTCACATCGTGCTTGGTATCGTGTTTGGCCGCACGGACTTTCTCGCGCAGCGCCACGATGGATGGATGCACGCGCAACTGCAGAATGGTATTGACCTTGTGCCCCGTGTCGCGCTCGATCTCTAGCAGGCCGTCTATATTCCACGGATTCAGTACCAGCGGCTTTTCGCAGATCACGTCACAACCCGAGCGCAGACCGAAACGCATGTGCGCGTCGTGCAGATAGTTTGGCGTGCAGATGGAAATGAAATCAATTGTGTTTTCGTGGTTTTTACGGCGCAGCTTATCCACGTGCCGATCGAAACGTTCAAACTCCGTGAAGAAGTCGGCCCCGGGAAAGTAGCCGTCAATGACGCCAAC
It contains:
- a CDS encoding Gfo/Idh/MocA family oxidoreductase, whose amino-acid sequence is MKNFGLIGAAGYIAPRHMKAIKDTGNKLVAALDPSDSVGVIDGYFPGADFFTEFERFDRHVDKLRRKNHENTIDFISICTPNYLHDAHMRFGLRSGCDVICEKPLVLNPWNIDGLLEIERDTGHKVNTILQLRVHPSIVALREKVRAAKHDTKHDVNLTYITSRGHWYLQSWKGDIKKSGGIATNIGVHFFDMLYFIFGDLQQNIVHYASETRNAGYLEYERARVRWFLSVDYADVPAAQKLAGQRTYRSITVDGKEIEFSGGFTDLHTRTYEQILAGHGYGLEANRTAITAVSTIRNAKPIGLVGEYHPFLKAVAA